The following coding sequences lie in one Duffyella gerundensis genomic window:
- the ycgZ gene encoding regulatory protein YcgZ: MRQDGQRALPTNDMARYFNSIALPSQQETLGRIVVEILRAGKNLNRKSICTKLLLRLEVASSAEEEKHYQELIRMLFARDE, translated from the coding sequence ATGCGCCAGGACGGACAAAGAGCCTTACCTACTAACGATATGGCCCGTTACTTCAACAGCATCGCCCTGCCTTCACAGCAAGAAACGCTGGGTCGCATTGTGGTTGAAATCCTGCGCGCAGGTAAAAACCTCAATCGTAAATCTATCTGCACCAAACTGCTGCTGCGCCTTGAAGTTGCCAGCAGTGCAGAAGAAGAGAAGCACTATCAGGAACTGATCCGGATGCTGTTTGCTCGGGACGAATGA
- a CDS encoding ABC transporter permease — MLLPRKPADWRAKLPGSEQLILWFLVLVIALISIAPLLRLLWAALAPEGSLDLTRLLRLIASRRVSEAAFNTLWIALAATLIAVLLGLLAAWLVALTDMPGKQSWVFAFILPLMIPPQVTALACIQAISPSSPLFDLLRVSGLAPAAGEQPLYSAGGIVLLLGLHGAPLVFLSVRAGLRRVPAELVEAARITGASPAYLLFSVILPLARPAIFAGAALAFVASVGNFGIQAMLGIPGHVPTLITLVYQRLNSLGPDALPDMAVLSLLIAVMTLTGLMVSQKLGGSRDVRVVGTPRHHQQPLGRGRIAVTIAAWLWMAITLLLPLSALLGTSLTRGFGQPLSWATLTLDNYATALWGFPAIRNAFFTSLWLTLLTAILLTLAALFMAFWISWQRTRLVRLLQLSSEIAWSLPGIVTGIAAILFFLKPLPLLNISLYGTVWIILAAYLSNFLALVLRPTLAGFAQIDRALDEAAQLAGAHFLRRMWDILLPLAAPSAMAGAILVFLTALNEIQVSVLLVTADTETLGPLIIALDEGGSATLAAATGCLMIAVVLLFMGLATLLSSRLPAGVLPWRT; from the coding sequence ATGCTGCTGCCGCGAAAGCCCGCTGACTGGCGCGCTAAATTGCCCGGCAGCGAGCAGCTGATCCTCTGGTTTCTGGTGCTGGTCATTGCGCTGATTTCGATCGCCCCGCTGCTACGGCTGTTATGGGCGGCGTTAGCTCCGGAAGGCTCGCTGGATTTAACCCGTTTGCTGCGGCTGATTGCCAGCAGACGCGTCAGTGAAGCGGCGTTTAACACGCTGTGGATCGCCCTGGCGGCGACGCTCATCGCCGTGCTGCTTGGCCTGTTGGCCGCCTGGCTGGTGGCGCTGACCGACATGCCTGGAAAACAGAGCTGGGTGTTCGCGTTTATCCTGCCGCTGATGATTCCTCCACAGGTCACCGCGCTGGCGTGTATTCAGGCGATCTCGCCGAGCAGTCCGCTCTTCGATCTGTTGCGGGTAAGCGGGCTTGCGCCTGCTGCCGGTGAGCAACCGCTTTACTCGGCGGGCGGCATTGTGCTGCTGCTCGGCCTGCATGGCGCGCCGCTGGTTTTTCTGTCGGTGCGCGCCGGGCTGCGACGGGTGCCCGCAGAGCTGGTGGAAGCGGCTCGCATAACCGGCGCGTCGCCAGCTTACCTGCTGTTTTCGGTGATCCTGCCGCTGGCCCGTCCGGCGATCTTTGCCGGTGCTGCGCTGGCGTTTGTCGCCTCGGTCGGTAACTTTGGTATTCAGGCGATGTTAGGCATTCCCGGCCATGTACCCACGTTGATTACGCTGGTGTATCAACGGCTCAACAGCCTGGGACCCGATGCGCTGCCCGATATGGCAGTGTTGTCACTGCTGATCGCCGTAATGACGCTGACTGGCCTGATGGTCAGTCAGAAGCTGGGCGGCAGTCGCGACGTGCGCGTGGTTGGCACGCCACGTCATCATCAGCAGCCGCTGGGTCGCGGACGCATAGCGGTAACCATCGCAGCCTGGCTTTGGATGGCGATCACGTTGCTGCTGCCGCTTTCTGCCTTGCTGGGCACGTCACTTACCCGTGGATTTGGTCAGCCGTTAAGCTGGGCGACGTTAACGCTGGATAACTACGCCACCGCACTGTGGGGCTTTCCCGCTATCCGCAACGCCTTTTTTACCAGCCTATGGCTGACGCTGTTAACAGCCATCCTACTGACCCTGGCCGCGCTGTTTATGGCTTTTTGGATCAGCTGGCAGCGCACGCGGCTGGTGCGCCTGCTTCAACTCTCCAGCGAAATTGCCTGGTCCTTGCCGGGCATCGTCACCGGCATTGCCGCCATCCTTTTTTTTCTCAAGCCGCTGCCGCTGCTGAATATCAGCCTTTACGGCACGGTGTGGATCATTCTTGCCGCCTATCTCTCTAACTTCCTTGCGCTGGTATTACGGCCCACGCTGGCCGGTTTTGCGCAGATCGATCGGGCGCTGGATGAAGCCGCGCAGCTGGCAGGGGCCCATTTTTTACGGCGCATGTGGGATATTCTGCTGCCGCTGGCGGCGCCTTCGGCGATGGCAGGCGCGATCCTGGTGTTTCTCACCGCACTGAATGAAATTCAGGTGTCGGTGCTGCTGGTGACCGCCGATACCGAAACCCTGGGGCCGCTGATTATTGCGCTGGATGAAGGCGGGTCAGCGACGCTGGCCGCCGCTACCGGATGCCTGATGATAGCTGTCGTGCTGCTGTTTATGGGCCTGGCAACCCTGCTGTCATCGCGGCTGCCCGCAGGGGTGCTGCCGTGGCGCACATGA